The following DNA comes from Streptomyces globosus.
AGCAGTCGCAGGCGCAGCAGAAGCCCCAGCAGCAGAAGCCCCAGCCGTACCACCCGCCGCAGGCGTACGAGGCCCCCTCGGGTGCCGGCGCGCCCCGCGGCAGCGCCCCGGGCGGCACCTCGCAGCGCGCGCCGCGCCCGGGGGTGCGTACGACGCCGAGGACGCGCAAGGCGCGGCTGCGGGTGGCCAAGGCCGACCCGTGGTCGGTGATGAAGGTCAGCTTCCTGCTGTCGATCGCGCTCGGCGTGTGCACGGTCGTCGCGGCGGCGGTGCTGTGGATGGTCATGGACGCCATGGGCGTCTTCTCGACCGTGGGCAGCACGATCAGCGAGGCGACCGGCTCCAGCGAGAGCAACGGCTTCGACCTCCAGGCGTTCATGTCGCTGCCGCGGGTGCTCGTCTTCACCTCGGTCATCGCCGTGATCGACGTCGTGCTCGCGACGGCGCTCGCGACGCTCGGCGCGTTCATCTACAACCTGTCGGCGGGCTTCGTCGGCGGTGTGGAGCTCACGCTCGCCGAGGACGAGTAGGGCCCTGATCAGCGATTTGGGAACTCCAGCGTCTGTGCGCTAATCTTCAGGAGTCAGCGCGCAGCGCGGAGGGGCTATAGCTCAGTTGGTTAGAGCGCATCCCTGATAAGGATGAGGCCACAGGTTCAAATCCTGTTAGCCCCACATATGGCGAAGACCCCCAGGCCGGAAGGCCCGGGGGTCTTCGCCGTTCGGCCGTCCGGGGCCTCCCAGGTCACCGAACGGTATCGATCGGTGTGTATTGTTGGCGGCCAGAGGTACCCCAACGACGACGAAAGACGAGGTCGCGCGGTGAAGAAGCTGCTCCTGGTCGCACTGGCCGCCATCGGCGGTCTCCTCGTGTACCGCCAGATCCAGGCGGACCGCGCCGAGCAGGACCTGTGGACGGAGGCAACCGACTCCGTGCCCTCCGGTTCCGGCGTGTGAGACCCGAAGGCCGATCCACGAAGCCCCGGCTGCCCTTGCGGCCGGGGCTTCGTGCTGTTCTGTGACGAATTATTCCGTTATGCAAAGATTGTGGTTGCTGCGGCAAAAGCGGGGGTGGGTGTGATGGGACGGCTGAGCAGGACGCTGCCGGCGGTGGCCGCGGCCCTGGGCCTGGCGGCGGGGCTGCCGGGCACCGCGTACGCGGCCGGGGAGCCGCTGCCTGCGTACCGGACGGCCGACGGGGCGCGCCCGGTGCAGGGCGCGGAGTCCTCGGCCGACGCCCCGGCCCTGGAGCCGGGCGCGGTGTACGGCGACACCCTCGCCCCCGGCAGCCGCTTCTACCGGCTGAACCTCGACGACACCTCCAGCGTGTACGTCTCCGCGGTGCTGGTGCCGAAGCCCGGTGCCCGGATCGACTCCGGCGGCGACGGCCTGGAGGTCTCGCTGATGACCACCGCCGGCCGCTCCTGCCCGGGCAGCCCCGGCCGGACGACCTTCGGCTACGGCCTGGGCGCCCGGCCCATCGGCGCCGCGGCCGTGCGCCTCCTCCAGGAGGACGGCGACTGCCAGCAGGCCGGCGTCTACTACGTGAAGGTCACCCGGGAGGCCTCGAGGAACTCCGACCGGTCCCCGTGGCCCGTGGAACTCACCGTCTCGCGCGAACCCGGCCTGAAGACCGGCAGCGCCCCCGCAGCAGCCCCCAGCGGATGGCCTTCCACCCCGCCGCAGCCGCCGGCGTCCGAGCCGGTGGCCCGCGAGGGCGGCACCGGCTTCAACGACGCCCGCGCGCTGGGCACGGGCGTATGGCGGGACGGCCTGAGGCCCGGTCAGACGCGCTTCTACCGGGTCCCGCTGGACTGGGGGCAGCAGCTGTCGGTCGGTGCCGAGCTGGCCGCGGCCAGACTGACGAAGGACTTCGCCTCCGCCTCCACCGGGCTCGGCGTCACCCTGTACACGCCCTACCGCAGCGTGGTCGACGACAAGGACACCGGCTACGACGGCAGGCAGGCGGGCCTCACCCTCCCGCCCACCGCGCCGGTCGCCTACGAGAACCGGTTCGCGAAGGGCTCCGGGGCGGGCGGGGCACGGGTCGCCGGCTGGTACTACCTGGCGGTCACGCTCGGCGAGAAGGTCGGCGAGTTCACCGAGGACGCCGTCCCCGTGCCGCTGACGCTGCGGCTGACCGTGCAGGGCAAGGCGGCGGCCCCGCCCCCGTACGCGGAGGGCCTGGCGCGGTCCGGCTTCGGCGTCGACGACGCGGACCGCGCGGCGGCCCGGGAGGGCCTGACGCAGCCGGAGGCGGCCCAGGCCGCGGACCGGCGCGCGACCATGGGCACCGTCGCGGCGGGCGGCTTCGGGACCGGCACGCTGCTGCTGCTCGTCCTGGGCGGCTGGCTGCTGCTGGCCCGGCGCGGGCGCACCGGCTGACGGGCCCGCGACCGGGCGCGGCCCACGGCCTGTCCCAGGCCCCTTCTCACGTCTGGGTGAGCGCCCACACGCCGACGGCGAAGCACAGCAGCGCGGCCGCCAGGAGGGCCGCGGCGGCCGCCTTCGACGGCGGGGCGACGCGGCCGCGGCCGGCCGGCCCGGGCAGGGCGGTCGCGGCCGCCGCCGAAGCAGGCTCCGGCCGGGCGGGCTGCGGTACGGGGTGGGCCGGCGGGGCCAGGTGGAAGCTGCCCGTCGCGGAGGAGCCGGGGTGCGCGGGCGCCGCGGCGGCCGGGGCGGGCGCGGGAGCCGGCTGCGCCGCGGGTGTCCACGCCGGTGCGGCCGCGGCCGCCCGCGGGTCCGTACGCGTCGGCTCGCCGGCCCCCGCGCCGGCCGTCGGCACACCGCCCGGCGGCGAGGGAGCCGCCGCAGGGCCGGCCGCGGCCGCCGCCCCCGCCGCCTTCCGCGGGTCCGGGCCGCCGCCCGCGGCGCCGCTCTTGGGGCCCTGCGGGCCGAAACCCGGCGGCAGCGGGCCCAGTTGGTCGAAGACCTCCACGTCGGCCGCTTCCGGCGGGTCCGCCGGCAGCAGCTCCACGGCCTCGGCAAGGGCCCTGCGGACGCCCGTGGCGGTCTTGAAACGGCTCTGCGGGTCGGGCTGGAGGAGGTTCGCGACGACGTCCCACAGCGGGGCGGGCACGCCCTCGGGGGCGCCCGGGGTGCCGTGGGCGCGGAAGTGCTCCACCAGGGCGCGGGAGTCGGGCCGGGCACCCTGGAGCAGGTACAGCGCGACGAGCCCGACGGCGAACAGGTCCGCGGGGAAGTCGGGTTCGGCGCCGAGGAGTTGCTCGGGCGCGAAGTACCCGGGGGTGCCCACCACGTAGTCGGTCTCGGTGAGGCGGGGCTCGCCCTTGCGCATCGAGATGCCGAAGTCGGAGAGCCGGAGGTGCGGCCGGCCGGTCCCGGTCGCCTCCAGCAGGATGTTGGCGGGCTTGATGTCGCGGTGGACGACGCCCTCCGCGTGCACCGCGGCCAGCCCCGCGAGGAGCTGGTCGAGGAGCGTGCACACGAAGCGCGGCGGCAGCGGCCCGTAGTCGCCGATCAGGTGGGCGAGCGAGCCGCCCCCGACCAGGTCCATCGTGAAGAGGACCTTGTCGTCGTCCGCCGCCCAGCTGGCCGGCGCCAGCACGTTCGGGTGGTCGATCCGCAGGGCCTGCTCGCGCACGAAGCGCAGCAGGGTGTGGGCGTCGCCCTGCTGGAGGACCTTGGCGGCGACGTACCGGCGCCGCCGCTGGTCCCAGGCCCGCCAGACGGCGCCCATGCCGCCGCGGCCGATCGGGTCGACCAGCTCGTACCGGCCGGCGAAGACCTCACCCATGGCTGTGCATCCCCCGTTGTGGTGTCCGTCCGCGCCCGGCGGCGTCAGTTCTGGTGCGCCTCGTAGTGCGCGACGGCGTCCGCCGTGCGGCCGGCGCCGTACACCCGGAGGAACTCGGCGAGCTCCGGGTGGCTGGGCGCGAGGCTGTTCGCGGCGTCGAGTATGTCGCCGGCTGCGGAGACCGACCGCAGCAGGGACTGGATCTCGCGGACGACGCGCTTGACCGTCGGGGCGCCCGAACCGGTGCTGTTCTGGGTGCTGCTGCTGAGTACGGAGCCGCCCTGGGTCCGCTTGATCTCGTCCATGCGGTCGGTGGCCTCGGCGGCGCTGACGCTGCCGTCCGAGACCTGGGCCGCGAGGTCCTGGAGCGCCTGCACCCGCTGCACCACCGCGGGGTTGCCGATCTTGGCGCGCTGGCCGCTCATCAGCTGGGACAGCATGGGCGCCGACAGGCCGAGGACGGCGGCGAGGCGGGCCTGGTTCAGCCCGAGGTCGTCTATGAGCCGGCGGAAGAGGGCACCGAGGGGCTCGCCGTACCAGCTGCGCTGGAGTTCCCTGGCTCTGGCCGTGGCCTCTTGCTGAACTGCATCCACTCTTCCTACTCCCCTTCGCTGGTGCGAACCTCGCCGAGCATCTTACGGAGAGTGGTCGCGCGAGGGGAGTCCCCATCATTTTGCGGGATGCGGCCGAGAACCCGGTACTCTGTTGTGCGGAACGGCCACTCCTCTGCCGGGGGATGGTCGCGTCCGCGTTCCGGGGCTTTAGCTCAGTTGGTAGAGCGCTGCCTTTGCAAGGCAGATGTCAGGAGTTCGAATCTCCTAAGCTCCACCGGAAGAGAGGCCCCTGGCCTGCGAACATGCAGGCCAGGGGCCTTTTTTGCATGTGCGCGGCCATGCTCGCGGGCCTACGCTGGGCGGGGGGCGTTCCCCTGCGGAGGTGACGAGATGGCCCGGTTCCGCAAGGCGGCCGCCGTACTGGCCGCCGGCTGCTCGGCCGCGCTGCTGACGGGCCTCGCCCCGGCCGGCAACGGCATCGAGGACGAGAGCGCCCGCGCGATCGTCGACAAGGCCCGGACGGAGCTGGCGGAGGCGCGCTCCGTGCACATGGTGGCGCACGCCGCCGGGGAGGAGGGGGAGGCCGCCCTCGACCTCCGCTTCGACGTGGACGGCAACTGCGCCGGGTCGGTGTCCCTGCCGCGCGGCGGCGGCCGCGCCGAGATCGTCAAGCGGGGCCAGGACATCTGGGTGAAGCCGGACGGGGCCTTCCTCCGGTCGCAGGTCCCCGCGCCCGCCGCGGACGGCGCCGCCGCCCTGATCGGCGACCGCTGGCTGCACGGCACGTCCGGCGACGCCCTGCTGCGCAAGCTCACCGACGTCTGCGACCTGAAGGACTTCCAGCGGGCCTACGCCTCGCACCTGGCCACCGGGGACCTGAGCAAGGGCGGCCGCGCGACCGTCGGCGGCAGCCCGGCGGTCACCGTCACCGCCACCCGCGGCGGCGACACGGCCACCTTCTACGTGGCCACCGAGGGCGAGCCCCGCCTGCTGCGCCTCGAAGGCCGCGAGGACGGGCGGAGCGCGCGGGCCGACTTCCTCGACTACGGCGCCCCGGTGCCGGCCCGCACGCCGCCGCCGGAGCAGTCGGTGGACATCTCCGGGCTCCGGTAGCCGCTGTTCCGGGGCGCCGGACGTCCCCCGGACGGGTCGGCCGCGGGGCCCGCGGGAGCGACCTGGCGGACAGTGGGACAGCAGGCACCGAGCCGGGGGGCGAGACCACGCCGGAGGCGCATGACATGGGACTCTTCGACTTCCTGAGATCCGAGAAGAGGAAACAGGCCGCTGCCCGGAAGGCCGCCGGGCAGGCTTCCGCCGACTACGCGGCGACCTACACCGACGCGGTCAACGCGACGCGCGCCGCCGCCGAGCGGATGGCCGCGGCGGCCCCGCCCAAGGCCGCCCCCGCCCCGCCGAGGGCCGCGGCCCCGCGCCGCCCCGCCGCGGCGGGCCGGCCGCCGCACACGCCGACGCCGTCCTCGGCCGCGCACAAGGCCGTCCCGGCGGCCCCCGACGCGCCCTTGCCCGGGGCCGGGGCAGGGGCCGCCAGGCGCACGTACACGGTCCGCAAGGGCGACACGCTGATGCTGATCGCCCGCCGGGAGCTGGGGAACGAGGCCCGCTGGCGGGAGCTGTACGCCGTGAACCGCGGGGTCATCGGCACCGACCCGCACCAGGTCCACCCCGGCCAGGTGCTCACCCTGCCGGGCTGAGCCTTCGGGGAACGCGCGGGGCCCGGATCCACCGGATCCGGGCCCCGCGCGGTTCGGCCTGCGGAACTGCTCACTCCTCCTCGGTCGCCTCGCGCTCCTTCTCGGCGAGCTCGTCGTCGAAGCTCGCCGGGGCGTCCCGGCGGGAGGACAGCTCGGTCGCGGCGGGTGGCTCGACCAGCCAGTCGGGGCTCGACTGGCGGTCCCACCAACGCCATGCGGCGTACGCGGCGCCGGCCACGGCCGCGGCCACCGCGAGGCCCTTGAGGACGTGCCCGGCGCGGGCCCGCCGCTCGTGGCGCCTGATCAGCCGCTGCACCTCCTGCGCCGACACCTGGCCGCGCAGCGCGGCGATCGCCGCCACGGACCGGGAGGCGGCCTCCTCGGCCACGGGGCGGCCCGCCGCGATGGCGTGCTCCAGCCGCGGGCCCGCGTAGTCGGCGGCCTGCCGGGCGGCGCGGCGCGTCTCGTGCACGGCCTGGACGGCGGCCCGGTCGACGTTCGGCGGCACATGCGTGCGCGCGGCCTTCAGCCGCGGGTGCAGATGGCACTCGTACGCCGTGCGCGCCTGCCGCGAGGCCTGGTGGGCCGTCTGGGCCACCAGCGGCGCGAGCCGGTCGTTCGCCTCGTGCGCGTAGTGGACCGCCGCCTCCTTGGCGGTCTCTGCGTACGGCGCCACCACTTCCGCTGCGTGCCTCATGGTGTCCCGGGCGCTGTCGGCGCACAGGCGCACGCTGTCCTTGCGGGTCACGTGATCCTCCTCATCGGTGGCGGACACAGTTCACCTTTCCACCCTTTGTCGGATCATGCCTGGGTTGGGGGCGGGCGGCATGCACGACAGGGCATCCGGGTGGGCGATTTCCGCTCCGTACCGCCCTCCGTGGGAGGATCGGGAACCGACAGTGCCGACTAGGAAGGCGGACCCGTGGCCGACAAGCTCTACGCCACCCTGAAGACCAACCACGGCGACATCGAGGTCGAGCTGCTGGAGAACTTCGCCCCGAAGACCGTGCGGAACTTCGTGGAGCTGGCCACCGGCGCGCGCGAGTGGACCCGCCCCACCGACGGCCAGAAGACGACGGACCCGCTGTACGACGGCACCGTCTTCCACCGGGTCATCAGCGGCTTCATGATCCAGGGCGGCGACCCTCTGGGGAACGGCACCGGCGGCCCCGGCTACCAGTTCGCCGACGAGTTCCACCCCGACCTGGCCTTCACCAAGCCGTACCTGCTGGCCATGGCCAACGCGGGGCCGGGCACCAACGGCTCGCAGTTCTTCATCACCGTCGCCCCCACCGCGTGGCTGACGCGCAAGCACACCATCTTCGGGGAGGTGACGGGCGCGGCCGGCCGGAAGGTCGTCGACGCCATCGCCGGGCTGCCGACGAACCCCCGGACCGAGCGGCCGCTGGAGGACGTCGTCATCCAGTCCGTGGCGGTCGAGCGGCGCTGACGCCGGGCCGGGAACCTTCCGCCCCGCCCGTCCGTCCTGAGGGCATACCGGACCGGCGGGGCGCGCCGTGCCCCGCCGCTGATCGAGGGGACCGATGGACACCGACCGTCTGCCGGGCTGCTACCGCCACCCGGACCGCGACACGGCCATCCGCTGCACCCGCTGCGAGCGGCCCATCTGCCCGGACTGCATGATCAGCGCAGCCGTCGGCTTCCAGTGCCCCGACTGCGTCCGCGGCGGCTCCGGTACGGGGCACCGGCCGGCGGCGAACGCCCCGCGGACGCTGGCGGGGGGCCGGGTCGAGTCCGACCCCCACCTCGTCACCAAGGTCCTCATCGGGCTGAACGCCGCCGTGTTCCTCGCCGCCCTGGCCGTGCCCGGCCTGGCCGTGCAGCTGGAGCTGCTCGGCCTGTACGTGCAGTTCTGGGGCGCTCCCGTGCAGGGCGTGGCCACCGGGGAGTACCACCGGCTGCTGACCTCGGTGTTCCTGCACGTGGAGTGGTGGCACATCGCGGGCAACATGCTCGCCCTGTGGTTCCTCGGCAGCCCGCTGGAGGCCGTGCTCGGCCGGGCCCGCTTCCTCGCCCTCTACCTGCTGTCCGGGCTGGGCGGGAGCGCCGTGGTGTACCTGCTGACGCCGCCGAACACGCCGACGCTCGGCGCCTCGGGCGCGGTGTTCGGGCTGCTGGGGGCGACGGTGGTGCTGGTGCGGCGCACGCGCCAGGAGATGCGCCCGGTCGTGGTCATGCTCGCGCTGATGCTGGTGCTGACCTTCGCGCCGTACGGGGGCGGGCTGGAGGTGTCCTGGCAGGCGCACGTGGGAGGCCTGGTCACGGGCCTGCTGCTCGGGGCGGCCATGATCCGGCCCGCTGCCGGGGGAAAGCGGCCGCTCATCCAGTGGGGTGCCTGCGCGGTGGTGTTCGTGCTGGTCACGGCGTTGGTGCTGGTCCGGACGGCGGCACTCACCTGATCACACCGGCGTCAACCCTCCACAAGGTTATCCACAGATCTTCTGTCTTTTCCTCAGGTGTGGATGACGCTGTGGATAACTCATGGGGAGAACTTGCGGGCCGGGCGGCCGGTGTGCTCAGCCGCCCGGGCCCCGCGACCTGCCTACTTCCACTGCGTGGAGACGCCGAATCCGGCCGCGATGAACCCGAATCCGACCACGATGTTCCAGTTGCCGAGGGATTCGATCGGCAGCTGGGTCTCGCTCACGTAGAAGACGACGATCCAGGCGAGGCCGATCAGGAAGAACGCCAGCATGACCGGGGCGACCCAGCTCCGGTTCGTCAGCTTGATCGGCTGCGCCTTCACGGGCGGCGGGGTGAACTCGTCCTTCTTGCGGATACGTGACTTCGGCACGAGGGGCTCTCCTGTCGATGCGCTGGGGACCTGCCTGCCCCGGGCGTCCGTTAGCGTAGTGGACCTGTGGCGTTGAAGGAGAAGGGTACGTTGAGCGATTCCGCCGACTCCTCCGCGGGTCCCCGTCGCCGGTTCCGGGCGGTCCGGCTGCTCACGGCCGCCGTCTTCGCCCTGGCGGGGCTGCTCTTCGTCACCAGCTTCAACACCTCCAAGGGTACGAACATCCGCACGGACGCCTCGCTCCTGCGGCTCACCGACCTCATCCACGAGCGCAGCCAGAACAACGCGCTGCTGGAGCAGTCCACCGCGGCCGCCCGCGGCCGCGTCGAGGCCCTCGCCGACCGCGACGACGGCAGCACCCGCGCCGAGGACGCCAGGCTGGCCGCCCTGCGCGCCACCGCAGGCCTGGAGCCGCTGGCCGGCAAGGGCCTCACCGTCACCCTCAACGACGCCCCGCCGAACGCCACCGCCCGCATCCCGAACATCCCCGAGCCGCAGCCCAACGACCTGGTCATCCACCAGCAGGACCTCCAGGCCGTCGTGAACGCCCTGTGGCAGGGCGGCGCCCAGGGCATCCAGGTCATGGACCAGCGGCTGATCTCCACCAGCGCGGTGCGCTGCGTCGGCAACACCCTGATCCTCCAGGGCCGCGTCTACTCGCCGCCCTACAAGGTGAGCGCCGTCGGCGACCCCGCCGCGCTGCGCCGGGCGCTCGCCGCCTCCCCGGCGCTGCAGAACTACCAGATGTACGTCGCCGCGTACGGGCTCGGCTGGAAGGTCGACGAGCACAAGGAGCTGAAGCTCCCCGGCTACGCCGGCACCGTCGACCTGCACCACGCCAAGCCGGCCGACGGCCCCTCCGCGCCGGGCACGCCCTGACCCGCCGGGGGACCGCCCCGCCGGTCCCGTCCGGGGTTCGGGCAGGCGGCCCTCCCCGGAGCCCCGCTGGCTTTACCCTGTGTGCGTACCGCCCACGCGGTGCGAGAGCGAAAGGGACGCGGACGGGATGTACGGCTGGATCTGGCGGCACCTGCCGGGCAACGCGTGGGTGCGCGCGCTGATCTCCCTCGTACTCGTCCTCGGCGTGGTCTACGTGCTGTTCCAGTACGTCTTCCCGTGGGCCGAGCCGCTCCTTCCGTTCAACGACGTAACGGTGGACGAGGGATCGGGAGCCACTCCGTGAGCGCGCGCATTCTGGTCGTGGACAACTACGACAGCTTTGTCTTCAACCTGGTCCAGTACCTGTACCAGCTCGGCGCCGAGTGCGAGGTGCTGCGCAACGACGAGGTCGCCCCCGCCCACGCCCAGGACGGCTTCGACGGCGTGCTCCTCTCCCCGGGGCCGGGCACTCCCGAGGAGGCGGGCGTCTGCGTCGACATGGTCCGCCACTGCGCCGCCGCCGGCGTCCCCGTCTTCGGCGTCTGCCTCGGCATGCAGTCCATGGCCGTCGCGTACGGCGGCGTCGTCGGCCGCGCGCCCGAGCTGCTGCACGGCAAGACCTCCCCGGTGGTCCACGAGGGGCTCGGGGTCTTCCGCGGGCTCCCCTCGCCCTTCACCGCGACCCGCTACCACTCGCTGGCGGCCGAGCCGCAGACCCTGCCGGACGTGCTGGAGGTCACCGCGCGGACCGAGGACGGGATCATCATGGGTTTGCGGCACCGCGAGCACGATGTCGAGGGCGTCCAGTTCCACCCCGAGTCGGTGCTCACCGAGTGGGGCCACCGGATGCTCGCCAACTGGCTCGTCCGCTGCGGCGACGAGGGCGCCGTCGAGCGCTCGGCGGGGCTGGCCCCGGTGGTGGGCAAGGCCGTCGCGTGACCTCGCTCGCGCCGTCCGCCCCCGCAGAGGGCCGGGCCGCGCGGCGCAGGGCCGCCCAGCAGGCCGCCAGACGGGCCCGCAGGCGCGGGGGCGGGCGGCGGCGCAAGCGGCCCGCCTCGGGCGGCCCTGTGGTCGTCCTGAGCCGTCTGGCGGGCGAACTGCTGATCACCACGGGAGTGGTGATGCTGCTGTTTGTCGCCTACCAGCTCTGGTACACCAACGTGCTCGCGCAGCGCACGGCCGACGGGGCCGCCGGCTCGCTGCGCCAGACCTGGGAGCGGCTGCCGCAGGGGGACGCCGCCCCGCCCCCGGCGGCCTTCGAGCCGGGCCAGGGCTTCGCGATCCTCCACATCCCGAAACTGGACGTGAAGGTGCCCGTGGCCGAGGGCACCAGCAAGGCAAAGGTGCTCGACCGCGGCATGGTCGGGCACTACGCGGACGGGGCGCTGAAGACGGCGATGCCCTCGGACAAGCAGGGCAACTTCGCGGTGGCGGGCCACCGCAACACCCACGGCGAGCCGTTCCGCTTCATCAACCGGCTGGTGCCGGGCGACCCGATCGTGGTCGAGACCCGGGACGCGTACTACACGTACGAGATGGCCTCGGTGCTGCCGCAGACGCCGCCGACCAACGTGTCCGTCCTCGAACCGGTGCCGAAGGGCTCCGGGTTCACGGCGCCGGGCCGGTACATCACGCTGACGACCTGCACGCCCGAGTTCACCAGCACCTACCGCCTGATCGTATGGGGCAGGATGGTCGAAGAACGCCCCCGCGGCCAGGGCGCTCCGCCCGCGCTGGCCGCCCGCTGAGCCCGCAGCGGCTCTCCCGCCCGAAGGACGAACCGCAGTGCCCCCTACCGCGCCGCCCCGGAACCGCAGTCTGCTCGCCGGGTTCCTGAGCCTGCTGGGCGAGTTCCTGATCACGGTCGGCCTGGTGCTCGGCCTGTTCGTGGCGTACTCGCTGTGGTGGACCAACGTCCTCGCCGACCGGCAGGCCTCCTCCCGCGGCGACGAGATCCGCCGCCAGTGGCTGAGCGCCCCCGCCGCCGGCGCCCCCGCCGAGCCCGGCGCGCTGGACACGCAGGGCGGCGCCGGCTTCCTGCACGTGCCGGCGATGGGCGGCGGCGAGGTGCTCGTCAAGCGGGGCACGTCGCCCGAGGTGCTGAACCACGGCGTCGCCGGCTACTACACGGAGCCGGTGAAGTCGGCGCTGCCTTGGGAGGCCTCGGGGAACTTCGCGCTGGCGGCGCACCGCGACGGGCACGGCGCCAAGTTCCACGACATCCACAGGATCCGCAGGGGCGACGCGATCGTCTTCGAGACGCGGGACACCTGGTACGTCTACAAGGTCTTCGCGGAACTGCGCCAGACCTCCAAGTACAACGTCGACGTGATCTCCCCCGTGCCCAAGGAGTCGGGCAAGACCGCCCCGGGCCGCTACATCA
Coding sequences within:
- a CDS encoding DUF3566 domain-containing protein, translating into MSGATGAGPAKTGEDGARGPAADSRAGAADAEGGATTVTDARGAKSQSKPQSKPQPKQEKAGKQSQAQQKPQQQKPQPYHPPQAYEAPSGAGAPRGSAPGGTSQRAPRPGVRTTPRTRKARLRVAKADPWSVMKVSFLLSIALGVCTVVAAAVLWMVMDAMGVFSTVGSTISEATGSSESNGFDLQAFMSLPRVLVFTSVIAVIDVVLATALATLGAFIYNLSAGFVGGVELTLAEDE
- a CDS encoding DLW-39 family protein produces the protein MKKLLLVALAAIGGLLVYRQIQADRAEQDLWTEATDSVPSGSGV
- a CDS encoding serine/threonine-protein kinase, whose translation is MGEVFAGRYELVDPIGRGGMGAVWRAWDQRRRRYVAAKVLQQGDAHTLLRFVREQALRIDHPNVLAPASWAADDDKVLFTMDLVGGGSLAHLIGDYGPLPPRFVCTLLDQLLAGLAAVHAEGVVHRDIKPANILLEATGTGRPHLRLSDFGISMRKGEPRLTETDYVVGTPGYFAPEQLLGAEPDFPADLFAVGLVALYLLQGARPDSRALVEHFRAHGTPGAPEGVPAPLWDVVANLLQPDPQSRFKTATGVRRALAEAVELLPADPPEAADVEVFDQLGPLPPGFGPQGPKSGAAGGGPDPRKAAGAAAAAGPAAAPSPPGGVPTAGAGAGEPTRTDPRAAAAAPAWTPAAQPAPAPAPAAAAPAHPGSSATGSFHLAPPAHPVPQPARPEPASAAAATALPGPAGRGRVAPPSKAAAAALLAAALLCFAVGVWALTQT
- a CDS encoding helix-turn-helix domain-containing protein yields the protein MDAVQQEATARARELQRSWYGEPLGALFRRLIDDLGLNQARLAAVLGLSAPMLSQLMSGQRAKIGNPAVVQRVQALQDLAAQVSDGSVSAAEATDRMDEIKRTQGGSVLSSSTQNSTGSGAPTVKRVVREIQSLLRSVSAAGDILDAANSLAPSHPELAEFLRVYGAGRTADAVAHYEAHQN
- a CDS encoding LysM peptidoglycan-binding domain-containing protein, whose amino-acid sequence is MGLFDFLRSEKRKQAAARKAAGQASADYAATYTDAVNATRAAAERMAAAAPPKAAPAPPRAAAPRRPAAAGRPPHTPTPSSAAHKAVPAAPDAPLPGAGAGAARRTYTVRKGDTLMLIARRELGNEARWRELYAVNRGVIGTDPHQVHPGQVLTLPG
- a CDS encoding DUF5324 family protein, translated to MTRKDSVRLCADSARDTMRHAAEVVAPYAETAKEAAVHYAHEANDRLAPLVAQTAHQASRQARTAYECHLHPRLKAARTHVPPNVDRAAVQAVHETRRAARQAADYAGPRLEHAIAAGRPVAEEAASRSVAAIAALRGQVSAQEVQRLIRRHERRARAGHVLKGLAVAAAVAGAAYAAWRWWDRQSSPDWLVEPPAATELSSRRDAPASFDDELAEKEREATEEE
- a CDS encoding peptidylprolyl isomerase, producing the protein MADKLYATLKTNHGDIEVELLENFAPKTVRNFVELATGAREWTRPTDGQKTTDPLYDGTVFHRVISGFMIQGGDPLGNGTGGPGYQFADEFHPDLAFTKPYLLAMANAGPGTNGSQFFITVAPTAWLTRKHTIFGEVTGAAGRKVVDAIAGLPTNPRTERPLEDVVIQSVAVERR
- a CDS encoding rhomboid family intramembrane serine protease, giving the protein MDTDRLPGCYRHPDRDTAIRCTRCERPICPDCMISAAVGFQCPDCVRGGSGTGHRPAANAPRTLAGGRVESDPHLVTKVLIGLNAAVFLAALAVPGLAVQLELLGLYVQFWGAPVQGVATGEYHRLLTSVFLHVEWWHIAGNMLALWFLGSPLEAVLGRARFLALYLLSGLGGSAVVYLLTPPNTPTLGASGAVFGLLGATVVLVRRTRQEMRPVVVMLALMLVLTFAPYGGGLEVSWQAHVGGLVTGLLLGAAMIRPAAGGKRPLIQWGACAVVFVLVTALVLVRTAALT
- the crgA gene encoding cell division protein CrgA, whose product is MPKSRIRKKDEFTPPPVKAQPIKLTNRSWVAPVMLAFFLIGLAWIVVFYVSETQLPIESLGNWNIVVGFGFIAAGFGVSTQWK
- a CDS encoding DUF881 domain-containing protein; amino-acid sequence: MSDSADSSAGPRRRFRAVRLLTAAVFALAGLLFVTSFNTSKGTNIRTDASLLRLTDLIHERSQNNALLEQSTAAARGRVEALADRDDGSTRAEDARLAALRATAGLEPLAGKGLTVTLNDAPPNATARIPNIPEPQPNDLVIHQQDLQAVVNALWQGGAQGIQVMDQRLISTSAVRCVGNTLILQGRVYSPPYKVSAVGDPAALRRALAASPALQNYQMYVAAYGLGWKVDEHKELKLPGYAGTVDLHHAKPADGPSAPGTP
- a CDS encoding aminodeoxychorismate/anthranilate synthase component II, which codes for MSARILVVDNYDSFVFNLVQYLYQLGAECEVLRNDEVAPAHAQDGFDGVLLSPGPGTPEEAGVCVDMVRHCAAAGVPVFGVCLGMQSMAVAYGGVVGRAPELLHGKTSPVVHEGLGVFRGLPSPFTATRYHSLAAEPQTLPDVLEVTARTEDGIIMGLRHREHDVEGVQFHPESVLTEWGHRMLANWLVRCGDEGAVERSAGLAPVVGKAVA
- a CDS encoding class E sortase produces the protein MTSLAPSAPAEGRAARRRAAQQAARRARRRGGGRRRKRPASGGPVVVLSRLAGELLITTGVVMLLFVAYQLWYTNVLAQRTADGAAGSLRQTWERLPQGDAAPPPAAFEPGQGFAILHIPKLDVKVPVAEGTSKAKVLDRGMVGHYADGALKTAMPSDKQGNFAVAGHRNTHGEPFRFINRLVPGDPIVVETRDAYYTYEMASVLPQTPPTNVSVLEPVPKGSGFTAPGRYITLTTCTPEFTSTYRLIVWGRMVEERPRGQGAPPALAAR
- a CDS encoding class E sortase; translation: MPPTAPPRNRSLLAGFLSLLGEFLITVGLVLGLFVAYSLWWTNVLADRQASSRGDEIRRQWLSAPAAGAPAEPGALDTQGGAGFLHVPAMGGGEVLVKRGTSPEVLNHGVAGYYTEPVKSALPWEASGNFALAAHRDGHGAKFHDIHRIRRGDAIVFETRDTWYVYKVFAELRQTSKYNVDVISPVPKESGKTAPGRYITLTTCTPVYTSKYRYVVWGELVRTEKVDAKRTPPAELR